One window of Triticum dicoccoides isolate Atlit2015 ecotype Zavitan chromosome 5A, WEW_v2.0, whole genome shotgun sequence genomic DNA carries:
- the LOC119303057 gene encoding auxin-responsive protein IAA12-like, with amino-acid sequence MEATDSLLMATELRLGLPGTDDKPHKITSAMSPPATPMGKKRALDAFEATASDEADRSDDTATAPPVAKAQVVGWPPVRRCFQAAASKSKAKKADEASSNNTPSAAVPTSTNGSFVKVSMDGAPYLRKVDMRMYKGYRELREALEAMFVCFSGADGGASNGGGANPAEYAITYEDKDGDLMLVGDVPFDMFSGTCKKLRIIKRSEATGLGSK; translated from the exons ATGGAAGCTACCGACAGCCTCCTCATGGCCACCGAGCTCAGGCTGGGCCTCCCCGGCACCGACGACAAGCCACACAAGATCAcctcggcgatgtcgccgccggcgactcccatgGGCAAGAAGCGCGCCCTGGACGCCTTCGAGGCCACCGCCTCCGATGAGGCCGACAGGTCCGACGACACCGCGACCGCACCCCCCGTGGCCAA GGCACAAGTTGTCGGGTGGCCGCCGGTGAGGCGCTGCTTCCAGGCAGCGGCGAGCAAGAGCAAGGCGAAGAAAGCGGACGAGGCCAGCAGCAACAACACGCCGTCCGCGGCGGTGCCGACGAGCACCAACGGCTCCTTCGTCAAAGTGAGCATGGACGGAGCGCCCTACCTCAGGAAGGTCGACATGAGGATGTACAAGGGCTACCGGGAGCTCAGGGAGGCCCTGGAGGCCATGTTCGTCTGCTTCTCCGGGGCAGACGGCGGCGCCTCCAACGGCGGGGGCGCAAACCCGGCCGAGTACGCCATCACCTACGAGGACAAGGACGGCGACCTCATGCTTGTCGGAGACGTGCCCTTCGA TATGTTCAGCGGCACATGCAAGAAGTTGAGGATCATCAAGAGATCCGAAGCCACAGGCCTGGGATCCAAATAA